A window of Anolis sagrei isolate rAnoSag1 chromosome 13, rAnoSag1.mat, whole genome shotgun sequence contains these coding sequences:
- the PERM1 gene encoding PGC-1 and ERR-induced regulator in muscle protein 1 translates to MERPLSMSQDASVGMDGTARENRSETISLQLQPPQNDALQTTSASGQSSTYGMVAAENSESLRQRDPVTYPCSPCVSSPGPTELEGISTYGTVAAENVESLQQRDAITYPCSPGVSSPGPTEPEGISTYGMVAAENVKSLRQRDLITYPCSPDVSSPGPTKLEGISTQGIVAAERDHFTYPCSPSVSSPGPTKLEGISTQGIVAAERDHFTYPCSPSVSSPGPTKPEEISTYGMVAAERDPITYPCSPGVSSPGPTIPEGISTYGMIAAERDPITYLCSSDVSSPGPTELEGISTYGMIAAKRDPITYPCSPGVSSPGHTKPEGISTYGMVAAENVESLRQRDPITYPCSPGVSSPRPTKPEGTKNPEKSSKDLQVVSMAQPTPFHEKPSQRYPGTANWAPTHLLPENPIEGPQERANNGGENALNRIETDRINVLKERDQAGQASSSPCDDVALFPEGPERNKCIRPTQEVDETLARRREAGAGKDNGRESYYGLGMAEKESHPTIQGGQGSDFQGDFVPFWMTSQDSPETQERRGNMWEGMGKEGPVSYPAKELPSMSGPEMYEYFFDELDEAQRSKDIVSTTSLLSGHQSTPSGVTEDPNSKEAGDAIQISIPEVYEYFFDNSTKGKRSWRGVLLSFPASEARKAARALKSLIGRHMRRVKPQPTNHGEMLRRGSQGTLVILSPGPLTEAWSRPEDLHMAVMEPERPPRPVLTHRDMCLGFVAFASWAVKTSDLQAPDAWKIVLLANFGTLSAIRFFRRQVITEGQHAT, encoded by the coding sequence ATGGAAAGACCTCTGTCTATGAGCCAGGATGCCTCAGTGGGGATGGATGGCACAGCAAGAGAAAATAGAAGTGAGACCATCTCTTTGCAATTGCAGCCACCACAAAATGATGCTTTGCAAACTACCTCTGCTAGTGGCCAATCATCAACATATGGCATGGTAGCTGCTGAAAACTCAGAATCCCTACGGCAAAGAGATCCTGTCACATATCCATGTTCTCCATGTGTTTCTTCACCAGGTCCCACCGAACTTGAAGGAATATCAACATATGGCACGGTAGCTGCTGAAAATGTAGAATCCCTACAGCAAAGAGATGCTATCACATACCCATGTTCTCCAGGTGTTTCTTCACCAGGTCCCACCGAACCTGAAGGAATATCAACATATGGCATGGTAGCTGCTGAAAATGTAAAATCCCTACGGCAAAGAGATCTTATCACATATCCATGTTCTCCAGACGTTTCTTCACCAGGTCCCACCAAACTTGAAGGAATATCAACACAAGGCATTGTAGCTGCTGAAAGAGATCATTTCACATATCCATGTTCTCCAAGTGTTTCTTCACCAGGTCCCACAAAACTTGAAGGAATATCAACACAAGGCATTGTAGCTGCTGAAAGAGATCATTTCACATATCCATGTTCTCCAAGTGTTTCTTCACCAGGTCCCACCAAACCTGAAGAAATATCAACATATGGCATGGTAGCTGCTGAAAGAGATCCTATCACATATCCATGTTCTCCAGGTGTTTCTTCACCAGGTCCCACCATACCTGAAGGAATATCAACATATGGCATGATAGCTGCTGAAAGAGATCCTATCACATATCTATGTTCTTCAGATGTTTCTTCACCAGGTCCCACCGAACTTGAAGGAATATCAACATATGGCATGATAGCTGCTAAAAGAGATCCTATCACATATCCATGTTCTCCAGGGGTTTCTTCACCAGGTCACACCAAACCTGAAGGAATATCAACATATGGCATGGTAGCTGCTGAAAATGTAGAATCCCTACGGCAAAGAGATCCTATCACATATCCATGTTCTCCAGGTGTTTCTTCACCACGTCCCACCAAACCTGAAGGAACCAAGAACCCTGAGAAGAGCTCCAAGGATCTTCAGGTTGTCTCGATGGCACAGCCAACACCATTCCATGAAAAACCTTCCCAGCGCTATCCAGGTACAGCTAACTGGGCACCAACTCATCTGCTGCCAGAGAATCCTATTGAAGGTCCTCAAGAACGGGCAAATAATGGAGGAGAGAATGCTCTAAACAGAATAGAAACAGATCGTATCAATGTCCTAAAAGAACGAGACCAAGCTGGCCAAGCGAGCAGCTCTCCTTGTGATGATGTAGCACTGTTTCCAGAAGGGCCAGAGAGAAATAAGTGTATAAGACCAACACAAGAAGTTGATGAAACATTGGCTAGACGAAGAGAAGCTGGTGCAGGAAAGGATAATGGCAGAGAATCATACTATGGTCTTGGCATGGCTGAAAAGGAATCTCATCCCACGATTCAAGGAGGCCAGGGTTCTGACTTCCAGGGGGACTTTGTACCCTTTTGGATGACTTCCCAGGATTCTCCAGAAActcaagaaaggagaggaaacatGTGGGAAGGAATGGGAAAGGAAGGACCGGTCTCATATCCCGCCAAAGAGTTGCCCAGTATGTCTGGGCCTGAAATGTATGAATATTTTTTCGACGAACTAGATGAGGCTCAGAGGAGTAAAGATATAGTGTCgacgacatccctcctctctggCCATCAGTCGACTCCATCTGGCGTCACAGAGGATCCAAACTCCAAGGAGGCTGGTGACGCCATACAAATATCTATTCCAGAGGTCTACGAATATTTTTTTGATAACAGCACAAAGGGAAAGAGAAGTTGGAGGGGGGTCCTCTTAAGTTTTCCAGCCTCTGAGGCACGAAAGGCTGCGAGAGCGTTAAAATCTCTCATAGGCAGGCATATGCGTCGCGTCAAACCCCAACCCACAAACCACGGGGAGATGCTACGGAGAGGATCCCAAGGAACACTGGTGATTCTTTCACCTGGGCCTCTAACCGAAGCCTGGTCAAGACCAGAAGACCTACATATGGCTGTGATGGAACCAG